The following coding sequences lie in one Thalassoglobus polymorphus genomic window:
- a CDS encoding ImmA/IrrE family metallo-endopeptidase, whose amino-acid sequence MPRRPSASTRREPYFTKRQLEDEAAVLLAEYGRDFEAVIEPPVPIDEIIELHLKLTFEFRDMRSLFGVGDVHGALWVNENRVGVDQSLDPDENPAKLGRFRFTLAHEAGHWRLHRTLFQRHANQPSLLPEADDRANYICRSSDTSPLEWQANYFAAALLMPRELVLQEWDKWRGNLDPIYLDDLRPRQQEIITSELLRRGGLSMGEDSINNTLFEHACRPLAETFEVSAEAMRIRLENLKLLCHRKEPSLFE is encoded by the coding sequence GTGCCACGACGTCCCTCCGCATCGACGCGAAGAGAACCCTATTTCACAAAACGGCAGCTCGAAGATGAAGCTGCCGTTTTGCTGGCCGAATATGGCCGCGACTTCGAAGCCGTCATCGAGCCGCCAGTGCCGATCGACGAGATCATTGAACTGCACCTGAAACTGACGTTCGAATTCCGCGACATGCGGTCATTGTTCGGCGTCGGTGACGTGCATGGTGCGCTGTGGGTAAATGAAAACCGGGTGGGTGTCGACCAGAGCCTTGATCCCGATGAGAATCCGGCGAAGCTGGGACGTTTCCGATTCACGCTGGCCCACGAGGCCGGGCACTGGCGATTGCACCGGACTCTGTTCCAGCGACACGCCAATCAGCCGTCGCTGCTGCCGGAAGCGGATGACCGCGCCAACTACATCTGCCGCTCCAGCGACACCAGTCCGCTCGAATGGCAGGCCAACTACTTTGCCGCCGCCCTGCTCATGCCCCGGGAACTGGTCTTGCAGGAGTGGGACAAGTGGCGCGGCAATCTCGATCCCATCTACCTGGATGACCTGCGACCACGGCAGCAGGAGATCATCACCAGTGAGTTGCTGCGCCGCGGTGGCCTGAGCATGGGCGAAGACAGCATCAACAACACACTGTTCGAACACGCCTGCCGTCCGCTGGCGGAAACGTTTGAGGTCTCAGCTGAAGCCATGCGGATTCGGCTGGAGAACCTGAAGTTACTGTGTCACAGAAAGGAACCATCGCTGTTCGAGTGA
- a CDS encoding helix-turn-helix domain-containing protein, protein MTANQKHFGEVLREARIAKGFSLRKFAEKVGISPTYLSLVEQGKVESPPTADRVKRMAELLEENADQWIALAGRVPGDLSEIIQKQPTEMPELLREASGLTPEQLQKLTKQARKFKEKG, encoded by the coding sequence ATGACCGCAAACCAAAAACATTTTGGCGAAGTTCTTCGCGAAGCGCGAATTGCAAAGGGCTTCAGCCTGCGCAAGTTCGCGGAAAAGGTGGGCATTAGCCCGACGTATCTGTCCCTTGTGGAGCAGGGAAAAGTGGAAAGCCCGCCCACAGCGGATCGTGTGAAGCGGATGGCGGAATTACTCGAAGAAAATGCCGACCAGTGGATAGCCCTGGCTGGTCGAGTCCCTGGGGACCTGTCGGAGATCATTCAAAAACAGCCAACGGAAATGCCCGAATTACTCCGCGAAGCCAGCGGCCTGACGCCAGAACAGTTACAGAAACTCACAAAACAAGCTCGCAAATTCAAGGAGAAAGGTTGA
- a CDS encoding endonuclease NucS domain-containing protein → MPIEVGLWKMGETPQRVEFSAMETEQRLEDVLFKDLSILDPNLLLIGRQVPTAFGKFIDLLAIDREGNLTVIELKRDKTPREVVAQVLDYGSWVRHLEDDDIASIFDAYTHKYYPNEGTTSLDEAFCKYFSTEEMPEALNEVHELVVVAAELDDSTERIINYLTDFGVAVNAVFFRFFKDGDSEYISRAWLIEPDQVEAKVVEKREKLPWNGEYYVSFGGAQNRDWDEACKYGFVSAGGGSWYTKSLGMLSEDARIWVNIPGEGYVGVGRVVQEAAPIDGFLVDDGEGNKVPITGLALKISQSTTAIQDPEKAEHLVGVEWIKTVPVSNAIREKGFFGNQNSAAKPRSKKWPHTVERLKARLGVND, encoded by the coding sequence ATGCCAATTGAAGTCGGACTCTGGAAAATGGGTGAGACGCCTCAGCGCGTTGAATTCTCGGCGATGGAGACTGAGCAACGTCTGGAGGATGTACTGTTTAAGGATCTGTCGATTCTCGATCCTAATCTGTTGTTAATCGGTCGACAGGTGCCGACGGCCTTCGGGAAGTTCATCGATCTGTTGGCGATCGACCGAGAAGGCAACCTGACTGTCATCGAGTTGAAACGAGACAAGACGCCGCGAGAAGTCGTCGCGCAAGTATTGGATTACGGATCCTGGGTGCGCCATCTCGAAGACGATGACATCGCGTCGATCTTCGATGCTTACACACACAAGTATTACCCCAATGAGGGCACGACCTCACTTGATGAAGCGTTCTGCAAGTACTTCAGCACGGAGGAGATGCCGGAGGCGCTCAATGAAGTCCACGAACTGGTCGTTGTTGCTGCTGAGTTGGATGACAGCACAGAACGGATCATCAACTACTTGACCGACTTCGGCGTCGCGGTCAACGCCGTGTTCTTCCGGTTCTTCAAGGATGGTGACAGTGAATACATCAGTCGCGCTTGGCTGATTGAGCCGGACCAGGTCGAAGCCAAGGTTGTCGAAAAACGGGAGAAGCTACCTTGGAACGGTGAGTACTACGTCTCGTTCGGCGGTGCCCAAAACCGCGATTGGGATGAAGCCTGCAAGTACGGATTTGTCTCGGCGGGAGGCGGATCGTGGTACACGAAATCCCTGGGAATGCTGAGTGAGGATGCACGTATCTGGGTGAACATACCAGGCGAAGGCTACGTCGGCGTCGGCCGGGTTGTTCAGGAGGCAGCGCCGATCGATGGGTTCCTTGTGGATGATGGCGAGGGTAACAAAGTCCCGATCACCGGGCTTGCTCTCAAGATTTCCCAGTCAACGACGGCCATTCAGGATCCTGAAAAAGCTGAACATCTCGTCGGAGTCGAGTGGATCAAGACCGTTCCGGTCTCCAACGCGATCCGCGAAAAGGGATTCTTCGGGAATCAGAATTCGGCTGCCAAACCCCGCTCCAAGAAATGGCCGCATACCGTCGAACGGCTCAAGGCCCGCCTTGGTGTGAATGATTAA